The candidate division KSB1 bacterium genome includes the window ATCCAGTAGTTTTGCCAGCCCGAAATCCATTACTTTCACCTGGCCATTTGAGCGAACCATAATATTTTCGGGTTTAATATCACGGTGGATGATTCCTCTTGCGTGTGCAACAGCCAGTGCATTGCTAACCTGAATGCCGATGTCGATAACTTCCTTCTCAGGAAGGCGGCCACGCTCATTCAATATTTGCCGCAAGGTCTTTCCGTCGATGTACTCGAGCACAATAAAATGTTTACCTTCATGTTCACCTATATCATGTACCGTACAGATGCCGGGATGGTTGAGAGCTGACGCAGCGCGCGCTTCTTGGACAAAACGTAGGCGCGCCTTTTCGTCGAGGACGAACTCTTGGGGTAGAAACTTGATAGCAACATCGCGTAGGAGACGCAAGTCTGTCGCTTTGTAAACCACACCCATCCCGCCTTCGCCCAACTTTTCAAGGATTTGATAATGTAAAAGGGTTGAGCCTACCATAGCTTTTTACGTTACTGGTTCTTAAGAAAATCACATATTTATTTACAGTATAACACTTGGATTTACAGCTATGCTTTAAGATAACGCTCTTTAAGAATATTGAGCTCAGTTGTTTTATCGTTAATTTCTGTGTCTATCCTTTTCAATTCCTCTTGGTCTCGGCAGGAATTGCGTTTTTCTTTTAGGTTCGAAATTGCTTTCATCAACTGAACTTCCTGCGGCAGAAACCCTGCTTTTTTCAAGAAATCATAGATAATCTAAACCTGGCAGGCTTCCGGAAATAATTGCTCAAGTCAAGCGGTTTGCCTTTTCTATGAAGGTTATCGAACTCCCCTTTTGCGATGGCCTCTTTTATTTTTGCCTCTACGATTTCTCAAAAGTATGCATTTTTTTTGAATATAGTAAACAACTTTCAAATAGGCCACAATTTTTTCATGCAATTAGAGACAATCCGCAGAAAAACCTTGACAAAAATCTTTTTTTTTGTTACGATAAAACAATATAATTTTTATGTATCACTAAATTAAAGGAGAGGTATTATGGCTACAGGAAGGGGTAGTGTCAACAAGGTGATTCTGATCGGAAATTTGGGCTCTGATCCGGAATTAAAGTACACTCCAAGTGGGGCGGCGGTGACGAATTTTAATGTGGCCACCAACGAAGTTTGGAACGACAAAGATGGCAATAAACAAGAACGCACGGAATGGCATCGTGTCGTCCTGTGGAGGAAGCTGGCAGAAATTGCCGGTGAATATTTGAAAAAAGGTAGTAAAATTTACCTTGAAGGTAGGTTGCAAACACGGTCGTGGGAGGATAAAGATGGGGTGAAACGATATACCACGGAAGTTGTTGCGGATAATATGACCATGCTCGA containing:
- a CDS encoding DUF1992 domain-containing protein encodes the protein MVEAKIKEAIAKGEFDNLHRKGKPLDLSNYFRKPARFRLSMIS
- a CDS encoding single-stranded DNA-binding protein gives rise to the protein MATGRGSVNKVILIGNLGSDPELKYTPSGAAVTNFNVATNEVWNDKDGNKQERTEWHRVVLWRKLAEIAGEYLKKGSKIYLEGRLQTRSWEDKDGVKRYTTEVVADNMTMLDAKSEGSGSDVSSAPPPGEAPPAADSGAEDDLPF